A genome region from Microplitis mediator isolate UGA2020A chromosome 4, iyMicMedi2.1, whole genome shotgun sequence includes the following:
- the LOC130666432 gene encoding uncharacterized protein LOC130666432 — MDSDESLLTTVTESTFQYKINNVSKMRSSVTSSPVIVQSLPWNILVKPIFDLQIGKRPLGFFITCDGNGDKDWTCQADVEFCLYHSKKNRKPFSRKFSHLFCAGDNMKGFDNFLLWQEVIEDSNGYLKDGSITFEVCIMQEPPKNSQTADFSVTEVVSRHTLKNLLSIKESLTLGPFTACNLPWKITVKPPSRKLPENPHSLGLYLQCNKEVLSDSWICNALVELRLLPQKKNQAKLYRIQQHRFSGKNNTSGIDDLILWKDLVNKDKGFIESDSITVEVYVTPDKFDSQAYLNVQQATFWYSFENVSKINVSRLSPPCMVRNLPWRIKILPNKVKEGLLVPSLGCYLYCCEGYKPNKAWNCNAIGEIRLLPCKDNQKPFTRKLLPHHFDAQHNNWGFDSFIPWKDLLNPDKGYIKNDCITIEACVKILDEPLETIVIP, encoded by the exons atggATTCAG atgaaaGTCTGCTTACTACTGTGACTGAATCTACAtttcagtataaaataaacaatgttTCAAAAATGAGAAGTTCTGTTACATCGTCACCAGTAATTGTTCAGAGCTTACCCTGGAACATTCTAGTGAAACCGATTTTCGATTTACAAATCGGTAAACGACCTCttggattttttattacatgcGATGGTAATGGTGACAAGGATTGGACTTGTCAAGCTGACGTTGAATTTTGTTTGTATCATTCTAAGAAGAACCGAAAGCCGTTTTCccgaa AATTTTCACATCTTTTTTGTGCTGGGGACAACATGAAGGGGTTCGATAATTTTCTACTTTGGCAAGAAGTCATCGAGGATTCTAATGGCTACCTCAAGGATGGCTCGATAACTTTTGAG gtTTGTATAATGCAAGAACCACCGAAAAATAGTCAAACAG CCGATTTTTCCGTAACTGAAGTTGTCTCTCGACATacacttaaaaatttgttaagtaTCAAGGAATCTTTAACGCTAGGGCCATTTACAGCTTGTAACTTACCTTGGAAAATAACAGTGAAACCACCATCAAGAAAACTGCCAGAAAACCCCCATAGTCTCGGACTATACTTGCAATGCAACAAAGAAGTTCTTTCAGATTCTTGGATCTGTAATGCTCTAGTAGAATTACGTCTACTTCCTCAGAAAAAGAATCAAGCAAAATTATACcgga TACAACAGCATCGATTTTCCGGTAAAAATAACACATCAGGAATTGATGATTTAATTCTGTGGAAAGATTTAGTGAATAAAGACAAGGGTTTCATCGAAAGTGATTCAATTACTGTTGAG GTGTACGTTACTCCTGATAAATTTGATTCGCAAG CCTACTTGAATGTTCAACAAGCGACATTTTGGTACAGTTTTGAAAACGTATCAAAAATAAACGTATCTCGATTGTCGCCTCCGTGTATGGTAAGAAATTTGCCGtggagaataaaaatattaccaaACAAAGTTAAGGAAGGATTATTAGTACCTTCATTGGGATGTTATCTATATTGTTGTGAAGGATATAAACCGAACAAGGCTTGGAACTGCAATGCAATTGGAGAAATTCGTCTGCTCCCGTGCAAAGACAATCAAAAGCCTTTCACTAGAA aattacTACCGCATCACTTCGATGCTCAACATAATAATTGGGGATTCGATAGTTTTATCCCGTGGAAAGATTTGTTGAATCCAGATAAGGGTTACATTAAAAATGACTGTATTACTATTgaa GCTTGCGTCAAGATCTTGGATGAACCTTTGGAAACTATCGTTATACCATGA